One Pyrococcus furiosus DSM 3638 genomic window, CAATCAAAGAGGAAGTATCCACCTATTGCCAGACCTATTAGTCCTGTAATAACATAGCCCATTCCTGCGAGTCCTTCTGTGACTTCAAAGCCCCTGTGTGGGATCTCATAGATTGTGAAAGCCAGATACATCAACAGGAATGCCGTAGCTATTGTAGCTCCTCCTGGGAATCCTCCACCCGGGGTGAGGTGACCATGAATGAAAATGTACATTCCAAATAACGCTATGAATGGAAATAACAGCCTAGCTCCCGTCGTTAAGACCACAGAACCTTCCGTCTTCGCTGTTCTTTCCCTCTTCTTCTTCCACAATAAGGCCGCAACTCCAGTAGAAGCTATGAACAAAACAGTTACTTCACCTAGGGTATCAAGTCCTCTGTAGTTAACCACAACTGCGGTTACGGCATTAACGGCACCAGTCTCTTCTTTTACATGCTCAAGGTAGTACTTGCCAACAACCATCTTATCCTGGCCAAAAGGAACGTCTGCTAAACCTTGGGCAAGCCAATAACCAATTACAAGGATCGTGAGTATTGCGAGAACTCTCTTGAGCATACCTACCACCTCACCCACCAACCAAGTTTCTCCTCTTCCTCGGTCTCGTATCTGTAGGTTCTTTTAATCGCAAATATGAAGACCGCAGCGCTCAAAGCAGCACCTATAGCTGCTTCAGTCATTGCAACGTCTGGAGCTTGAAGGAAGAAGAACAAAATTGATGCGAAAAGGCTCACTGCAGCCATGCCAACCGTTGAGGCTAAAAGGTCTCTCCACTCGACTGCTAAAATTGCTGAAATTATCATGAGGGCGACAATTATATATTCAATACAAACTATACAGTTCATTCTTGCTCACCCTCCTCCTTTTTCTTTCTTTCAAGATGCTCCTTGTACTTATCCACGACACTTCCTTCCCAGAGGGGAATTCCTGACTTGTAAGCTGCCCTAATCAATGCATGAGCGCTAATTGGGTTTGTTAAGAGTAAAAATGCTGCAATCACGATAGCCTTAGTCAGCCATGCAACGCTGAACCCTTCTCCCAGGGCCCAAATTCCAGTCCCAATTATTACGCCAAGAGAACCTAAGGTTGCGCTCTTAGTTGCAGTCTGCATTCTATTGTAAACATCTGGCATTCTAATTAGACCAAGCGTTGAGAGAAGGTAAAATACCGTCCCAAAAAGTACTAGGAGTTCTCCTATTAATGAGAGAACACTCATAGGCCTCCCTCCAAGTATCTAGCGAAGGCTATAACTCCCGCAAATGACAATATCGCGTATACTAAAGCAACATCCAGAAAGATTATCCTCCTGTAGTATAAGGCGAAGAGAACCATTAGCCCCACTGTTATGGTGGTCATAATATCTACAGCCACTAACCTATCAACGGTTGTTGGCCCTCTAAATACCCTGTACATGCTGAGAAGTGTTGCTACTCCAATTAGGAGGAGATATATGTTAACCCCTATCATTCAAAAATCACCCTTAAGAATTTTTCAAAAGGTTTAGTTATGTGCTCAGAAGCTCCCTCAACGGAGGAATCTTTGACATCTATCCAGTGAATAAAGTACTTATCTCCATCAACATCTAGAGTTATTGTTCCTGGAGTCAGGGTTATCGAATTTGCCAACGCCATCTTGCCCACGTTGTTGGTGAGCGTTGTCTTACACTCCACTATTCCTGGGTTTATGGGCCTCTTTGGGTGGAGCACTCTGTATGCTACATCTAAGTTTGCCATAATCATGGCCCACAAGAAGTAAGGAATATATGCAATAAAGTAGAGGACTCTTTTAGGATGAAGATTTGCCAATCCCCTAGTTGTGAAGATTTCATATGTGAAGAGTGCAGCTATTGCAGAGAACAAAGCTCCAATTGTCAGTTCTTGAGGATCAAGACTTGCTGTCAAGAATAGCCAAATTATGAACAGGACTATGAAAGTGTACAGATACCTGCTAATTGAACTTGCTTCCTCCATTCACAGCCCCCCTAGTTTTGAATGAAAAATTTTGCAATAATTTACACCATTGGTTAACAACGAAATCTTATAAATGTTTGCCTTTGTCCGTCTTGTTTTAAACATGAGATTATGAAATCAAAATTTCATACATATGAAAATTTAGTTTCAAATATAGGCAAAACCTTTTATAGGGAGAAGGGGGTATAGGTCTTCAGGTGGTAACATGGCTGAGAATTTAAGTGCTGGGGAAGTTCCGAGTGGTGAGAAAGAGTTCGAAGCACTAACTAAAAGAATGCGGGAAATAATAGAATTTCCCGAGATAAGTGAAGAGGAATTTGAAGAAATGCTAAAAAATGCAAATCGAGGTTACGGAGAACCACTCCCCCATAGAACCTACTCACTCTGTCCTGAGAGTAGGAGAGTAGTTCCCGCAGTCGTTTGGGAAAAGGATGGAATGGTCTGGATAACGAAGAAGTGTCCCGAAGGTATAATTACAGACTTATATTCTGAAGATGTTGACTTATATTATAGATTTCTACGATGGAAGTTCGAAGATAAAAAGCTATTCTCAGTAAATGTTCCTAATACTGGAATTAACTGTCCCTTTGACTGTGGCCTTTGTGCAAGACATAGATCTCACACAAACCTTCTCAACATAGTCCTCACAAACAGGTGTAATCTTAGCTGCTGGTACTGCTTCTTCTATGCAAGAGAAGGAGAACCAGTATACGAGCCAACTCTAGAGCAAATAAGGATGATGCTAAGAAATGCAAAGAAGGAAAACCCAATTGGAGCAAACGCAGTCCAGTTCACTGGAGGAGAGCCCACTTTAAGAGACGATTTAATTGAAATAATAAAGATAGCCAAAGAGGAAGGATACGACCACGTTCAGCTAAACACCGATGGAATAAGACTAGCATTTGAGCCTGAATTAGTTAAGAAGATAAGAGAAGCAGGAGTAAACACTCTATACTTGAGCTATGATGGAATGACGCCTCAAACTAACTGGAAGAATCACTGGGAGATTCCACTGATATTTGAAAACGTGAGAAAAGCCGGTGGCCCCGGAATAGTTCTAGTCCCAACACTAATTAGAAATGTCAATGACCACGAAGCTGGGGCTATAATAAACTTCGGACTTAATCATCTTGACATAGTTAGAGGAGTAAACTTCCAGCCAATATCCCTAGTTGGTAGGGTACCCAAGAAGGAGAGGCAGAGGTTCAGAATAACGATTGCAGGAGCAATTAAGAAGATAGAAGAGCAAACAAATGGGGCTATATCTAGAGATGACTGGTACCCAATTCCAATAGCGGGTTACATAGCTAGGTTCTTCGAAGCATTTACAGGAAAGCACTACTATATGACCAGCCACTATGCCTGTGGAGCTGCAACCTATGTTTTTCTCGACAAAGAGGAGAAGAAGGTTATCCCAATTCCCAGGTTCATAGATGTAGAAGGATTTGTTGAATTCTTAGTTGAGAAGGCTGAAGAAATAGAAAGAGCAAGATTCAAAGGTTTAGCAAAGCTAAAAGCAATAGGAGAGACAGTCTTTATAAAATTCAAGCAGTTCTATGACGAAAAGTATGCACCAAAAGGGTTAGATGTACTTGGACTAATTAAGAATGCATTCATGCATGGAAACTATGATGCCTTAGGACAGTTCCACACTAAGACCCTCTTCCTGGGAATGATGCACTTCATGGATGAGTACAACTACGATGTGGAGAGAGTTGAAAGATGTGTAATTCACTATGCAATGCCCGATGGAAGGATAGTTCCATTCTGTACCTTTAATGTAATACCAGAAATATATAGAGACAAAGTCCAGAGACAATTTAGTTATTCCTGGGAAGAGTGGAAGAAGCTACACCCAGATTGGGACTATAAGAAGGACAAGTACTTCAGGACAAGAGAATTCGTCGAAAAAATGAAGAACAGCGAGCTCTACAGGAAGACTTACATTGACATAGTCAACTACTTTGAGTGAGGTGGTAGGATGAAGTGGATAAAATTCACGACTAACTTAACTCCAGAAGAAGCAAAAATCGTCCAGTATGAACTCTCAACGAGAGATGAATTTTACAGAGTGTTCATAAATCCATACGCAAAAGTGGCGGAAGTTGTTATAGATGATTCAAAAGTTAATATTGAAGAACTAAAGGAAAAACTTAAGGGTGAAGTTATAGAGGAAAAAGAAATTACCCTACAGGAGCTAATAGAGGGAAGCCTCAGCTGGAATAATGTATTGAGAAGCAAAGCTTAATACCCCTTTCTTTTTTTAATTCTCTTGGTGTTAAAAGTGATAATTGAAAAAGTTAATGAACCAATCAAGCTAAAAGATGACCTTCTAAAATTCGTCTTTGGAGTTTATCAAAGCACAAATGGAGCGTATCCCGCCCTAGAGTGGGCAGAGAAAAAGCCCGAACCCAACGATTTTGAGGGCTTTAAGAAAATCTATGAGCCATTTTTAGAGTTTAGGCTCACAAAAGAATTTGATGAACTCTACGTTGCTAAGGACAATAACAATATTATTGGAACAGTAGCATTGGTATACAACCTAAAAGGAAAGGAAGTTTGGTGGGTGCCAGAAGAACTTAGGGAGAAAAATATCGGACTAATCGAATTCTTTATGGTGGATGAAAAGTACAGAGGAAAGAGAATCGGGAGCAAACTTCTTACCTTTGCAATCAAGAGATTAAAGGAATTAGGAAAGGAAATATATATCGTGACTTTTCCCCACTTACCCGCATACCAATATTATCTAAAGAAGGGGTTTCAGAAGGTCATGGACTACAAAGAGTTCGTGATTCTAAAATTCAAGAATTCATGAAAATTTCTTCACAAACAGATTATTAAGTTCTTCTGTTGACCAAAACATGGGGAGAGAAAATGGATGAGCTCGAGATGATAAGAAGAAAGAAAATGTTAGAGCTAATGAAAAGAATGGGTATAATAGAGGAGAGAAAGCCAAAAAAGAAAGTCATCATTGAGGTTATCACTGCCCCAGGATGTCCCTACTGTCCAATTGCTGTTCAGATGGCCAGAGAAATAGAAAAGAAATACCCGGGAGTCATTGTAAGAGAGCTTAGTGTAGCAACTCCAGAAGGAAGAAGAAAGGCAATGGAGCACAACATTCTAGGAACGCCTACAATTCTCATAAATAACAGAGTTGAATTCATTGGAGTTCCTAGATTCATCGACTTTGAAAGGAGAGTCAGAGAGTTATTAAGCTAAAAATTTTTCTCCCCTCCTCGTACTTCTCCAACTCTTCTCTCCTGGGAACGCTCCAAGCTCCTCTTTTCTGAGTTGAGAGGCCAGCGACAAGGTTTGCAAACTTGCCAAGAAGGAACATATCGCTTTCTTCAAGTTTTTGTTTGTCTAGGGCTAGAAGCCCTACTAAAAGGGCAGAAACAAAGGCATCTCCAGCCCCAGTAGTATCTACGGGAGAAACTTTATAGGCAGGAACAAAGATTGACGCTTCATCACTCTCAATTCTACATCCCTCGGCCCCATAAGTAATGGCCGTAATAAGTTTCCCTCTAGGCTCTAAGCCATACTCCTTTAATAGGTTAAATTCTTCATCGCTCAACTTTAGGATATCAACATTGGACAGGACTCTTTTCAATGTTTCCACTAACTCCTCTTCGCTCCTCCACAGATCTTTCCTAATATTTACATCAAAACTTACAAGGCTTTTCTCCTTTAGGGTTTCAATGACCTTTATCATTGTTCCTCTGCTGGGTTCTCTAGCCAGTAACACAGAACCAAAGTGAACAATTTTTGAGCTCTCCAGTATTTCCCAGGGGACTTCACTCAATTTTATGTTAAAGTAAGCAACCTCGTCGTAGAGAATGAAAGAAGGCTTTGCACCCTTTAATTGAACAAAAACCACCCCAGTATGTTTCTCGTTGTCAATGAGAACTCCTTCAGTGTTTACGCCCTCCTCCTTTAACCTCCTTATGAGAAATCTTCCAAAAGGATCATCTCCCACCTTGCTTACTAAGAATGATGGAATACCTAATCTTGAAACCCCCACAGCAACATTTGCAGGCGCTCCTCCTGGGTGCTTCTCAAAAATTTTCACATTCTCTAAGTCCCCTTCTTCAGCTGCTATAAAATCAATCAGCACTTCTCCGAAAGCAG contains:
- the tes gene encoding tetraether lipid synthase Tes, with amino-acid sequence MAENLSAGEVPSGEKEFEALTKRMREIIEFPEISEEEFEEMLKNANRGYGEPLPHRTYSLCPESRRVVPAVVWEKDGMVWITKKCPEGIITDLYSEDVDLYYRFLRWKFEDKKLFSVNVPNTGINCPFDCGLCARHRSHTNLLNIVLTNRCNLSCWYCFFYAREGEPVYEPTLEQIRMMLRNAKKENPIGANAVQFTGGEPTLRDDLIEIIKIAKEEGYDHVQLNTDGIRLAFEPELVKKIREAGVNTLYLSYDGMTPQTNWKNHWEIPLIFENVRKAGGPGIVLVPTLIRNVNDHEAGAIINFGLNHLDIVRGVNFQPISLVGRVPKKERQRFRITIAGAIKKIEEQTNGAISRDDWYPIPIAGYIARFFEAFTGKHYYMTSHYACGAATYVFLDKEEKKVIPIPRFIDVEGFVEFLVEKAEEIERARFKGLAKLKAIGETVFIKFKQFYDEKYAPKGLDVLGLIKNAFMHGNYDALGQFHTKTLFLGMMHFMDEYNYDVERVERCVIHYAMPDGRIVPFCTFNVIPEIYRDKVQRQFSYSWEEWKKLHPDWDYKKDKYFRTREFVEKMKNSELYRKTYIDIVNYFE
- a CDS encoding GNAT family N-acetyltransferase, translated to MIIEKVNEPIKLKDDLLKFVFGVYQSTNGAYPALEWAEKKPEPNDFEGFKKIYEPFLEFRLTKEFDELYVAKDNNNIIGTVALVYNLKGKEVWWVPEELREKNIGLIEFFMVDEKYRGKRIGSKLLTFAIKRLKELGKEIYIVTFPHLPAYQYYLKKGFQKVMDYKEFVILKFKNS
- a CDS encoding monovalent cation/H+ antiporter complex subunit F, with product MIGVNIYLLLIGVATLLSMYRVFRGPTTVDRLVAVDIMTTITVGLMVLFALYYRRIIFLDVALVYAILSFAGVIAFARYLEGGL
- a CDS encoding DUF3213 domain-containing protein; translation: MKWIKFTTNLTPEEAKIVQYELSTRDEFYRVFINPYAKVAEVVIDDSKVNIEELKEKLKGEVIEEKEITLQELIEGSLSWNNVLRSKA
- a CDS encoding thioredoxin family protein translates to MDELEMIRRKKMLELMKRMGIIEERKPKKKVIIEVITAPGCPYCPIAVQMAREIEKKYPGVIVRELSVATPEGRRKAMEHNILGTPTILINNRVEFIGVPRFIDFERRVRELLS
- a CDS encoding DUF4040 domain-containing protein, which codes for MNCIVCIEYIIVALMIISAILAVEWRDLLASTVGMAAVSLFASILFFFLQAPDVAMTEAAIGAALSAAVFIFAIKRTYRYETEEEEKLGWWVRW
- a CDS encoding carbohydrate kinase family protein, which gives rise to MITAFGEVLIDFIAAEEGDLENVKIFEKHPGGAPANVAVGVSRLGIPSFLVSKVGDDPFGRFLIRRLKEEGVNTEGVLIDNEKHTGVVFVQLKGAKPSFILYDEVAYFNIKLSEVPWEILESSKIVHFGSVLLAREPSRGTMIKVIETLKEKSLVSFDVNIRKDLWRSEEELVETLKRVLSNVDILKLSDEEFNLLKEYGLEPRGKLITAITYGAEGCRIESDEASIFVPAYKVSPVDTTGAGDAFVSALLVGLLALDKQKLEESDMFLLGKFANLVAGLSTQKRGAWSVPRREELEKYEEGRKIFSLITL
- a CDS encoding Na(+)/H(+) antiporter subunit B; its protein translation is MLKRVLAILTILVIGYWLAQGLADVPFGQDKMVVGKYYLEHVKEETGAVNAVTAVVVNYRGLDTLGEVTVLFIASTGVAALLWKKKRERTAKTEGSVVLTTGARLLFPFIALFGMYIFIHGHLTPGGGFPGGATIATAFLLMYLAFTIYEIPHRGFEVTEGLAGMGYVITGLIGLAIGGYFLFDWIWQTWGWGHENIGRLFSGGFIPIIYTLIGIKVGTELSGIVDNMLKEEVKE
- a CDS encoding Na+/H+ antiporter subunit E, with the protein product MEEASSISRYLYTFIVLFIIWLFLTASLDPQELTIGALFSAIAALFTYEIFTTRGLANLHPKRVLYFIAYIPYFLWAMIMANLDVAYRVLHPKRPINPGIVECKTTLTNNVGKMALANSITLTPGTITLDVDGDKYFIHWIDVKDSSVEGASEHITKPFEKFLRVIFE
- the mnhG gene encoding monovalent cation/H(+) antiporter subunit G, with the protein product MSVLSLIGELLVLFGTVFYLLSTLGLIRMPDVYNRMQTATKSATLGSLGVIIGTGIWALGEGFSVAWLTKAIVIAAFLLLTNPISAHALIRAAYKSGIPLWEGSVVDKYKEHLERKKKEEGEQE